One genomic segment of Hymenobacter psoromatis includes these proteins:
- a CDS encoding DUF420 domain-containing protein, with the protein MTTTTEQLHPPVLEPGDYTKYKIILGALGVVVPLLVAVLFYYKNIFRIAGAGPYLHALPAVNAVLNSLTAVALLTGYYFIRQKNVLAHRASMGTAFGLGALFLVSYVAYHSQVESTHFGGVGAARAFYFILLLTHISLAAVTVALVLFTLYFALTGQYIKHRRIARWTFPVWLYVSVTGVIVYFMIAPYYPAG; encoded by the coding sequence ATGACCACCACGACTGAGCAGCTGCACCCGCCCGTGCTGGAGCCGGGCGACTACACCAAATACAAGATTATTTTGGGGGCGTTGGGCGTGGTGGTGCCGCTGCTGGTGGCGGTGCTGTTTTACTACAAGAATATCTTCCGCATTGCCGGGGCCGGGCCCTACCTGCACGCGCTGCCGGCCGTGAACGCGGTGCTGAATTCGCTCACGGCCGTGGCGCTCCTGACGGGCTACTACTTCATTCGGCAAAAAAACGTGCTGGCGCACCGGGCGTCGATGGGCACGGCCTTTGGGCTGGGCGCGCTGTTTCTGGTGTCTTACGTGGCCTACCACTCGCAGGTCGAGAGCACCCATTTTGGGGGGGTAGGGGCGGCACGGGCGTTCTACTTTATTTTGTTGTTGACGCACATCAGCCTGGCGGCGGTGACGGTGGCGCTGGTGCTGTTTACGCTCTATTTTGCCCTCACGGGGCAATATATTAAGCATCGGCGCATTGCCCGCTGGACCTTTCCGGTGTGGCTCTACGTTTCGGTCACGGGCGTTATCGTGTACTTTATGATTGCGCCGTACTACCCGGCCGGCTAG
- a CDS encoding cytochrome C oxidase subunit IV family protein yields the protein MSNHAEELSLSPGEIAKPNVAWIWRTFWVLVGITAVEFAIAFTMTSPGLRTLRNSIFIVMTILKAFFIVGEFMHLKHEAKSLIWTILIPTALLVWLVVALVTEGSYVGEALSHMFSS from the coding sequence ATGTCTAATCACGCGGAAGAACTTTCCCTTAGCCCCGGCGAAATCGCCAAGCCGAACGTGGCCTGGATTTGGCGCACGTTCTGGGTGCTGGTCGGCATCACGGCCGTAGAGTTCGCCATTGCTTTCACAATGACTTCGCCGGGCCTGCGCACGTTGCGCAACAGCATCTTTATCGTGATGACGATTCTGAAGGCCTTCTTCATCGTCGGCGAGTTTATGCACTTGAAGCACGAAGCTAAAAGTCTTATCTGGACCATCCTCATCCCGACCGCGTTGCTGGTATGGCTGGTTGTGGCCCTCGTGACGGAAGGCTCTTACGTGGGCGAAGCATTGTCGCACATGTTCAGCAGCTAG
- a CDS encoding sensor histidine kinase yields the protein MLAYVRRSLARRWPLLLLLLALLSFEACWLTNTRVQLSDSGDAYPNVVRLQSLVSQAAATAGREAQRVARESQAPTPPDFSRLLVQCSYPTFVAREGQLVGWSASGPAPTAAELADPTPERLSQTALGEFLVVRRAQGPVVVLAYVPLARHYGISNRYLRDGAEPALLQGLQVQAAPVLPGEAKGLVAAIVDAQGHYLFSVVQLPGSVVAGRLVPLLLLLLSIGCYTAGWLGLAFRWWRQQRVGLAMLALAGAPLALRAALLYLSLPYAWLELPLFDPRVYAVSGLAPSLGDLLLNGLLALLLAGAAVVCSRHYRLPTRAQVAPVGRWGVPAGLGLLASIVGLYSYYTSAFSNSQLTLDITQSMQVSGFRLLLLLAVLLHTAAFVAGFYLLTGLLAPDLRRVPRRRLLGVGLTLAAVLLPLGALLHEITLLLPGLTCLYLVLVRVGALHYRPEKGPPRYLLLLLLLGLASAVGATALYGQFERQLLLDKQRLASNLLVDNDLQGEFLLGQRLKQLAADPIVARLLLSKPVRTEALRRRIERQYLRTYFDKYEEAIYLFDPSGQPVGGEADDTLTFNQTRAELSRTATATDQPGVYLLKSDNSFSSRRYVAVVPIALPAGANGSGSPTPAGTILLTLSLKQLASYSVLPELLVDQKFFQPGLATDLSYAGYAQGRLVYSEGDFDYANLLPASVLRDSKIYQNGVVVSDFHQLAMHDASGRRVVVVTTATYSAADWFSNFSFQLLLNVVLWLLAGGGYLLWRRNGWGVRLNFSARIQLLLNLGILLPLLVVSVATTSQVVSSYRRDLRRTYERRGHIALESLLRRRDQLSDTTARPVLTALARNVAALTETDLNLYDARGQLLVSSQPLIFEAGLLGPLLNPQAVIDLRQRGLSRTLLTERAGTLSFSSLYLPVRAASVDGPAGPITGYVGIPFFDSQKELDTKLTEMFTTVLNIFTLMFLVFLGLAFVAARQLTAPLKLLTQRLKRTTLTGRNEVLDYRSSDDEIGLLVREYNDMLGKLEASKRELAAQEKEAAWREMARQVAHEIKNPLTPMKLSLQYLQKAIAERRPNAEALIGRISQTLITQIDVLSDIATSFSTFTNLPAMRPARLDLAAVLRQCTDLFRQEEGDEHGELHLALPPDGSYTVFADESLLIRTFNNLLLNARQAVPAGRPPRQEVALRPDGPGKVLITIADNGAGIPAAVRDQVFQPNFTTKATGSGIGLAVAKRGIESAGGRLWFETEEGVGTTFFIELPLAG from the coding sequence TTGCTTGCTTACGTCCGTCGTTCTCTAGCCCGTCGTTGGCCCCTGTTATTGCTGCTGCTGGCGCTGCTCAGCTTCGAGGCGTGCTGGCTGACGAACACGCGGGTGCAGCTCAGCGACAGCGGCGATGCCTACCCCAACGTGGTGCGCCTGCAAAGCCTGGTGAGCCAGGCCGCCGCCACGGCCGGGCGCGAAGCCCAGCGCGTGGCCCGCGAAAGCCAGGCCCCTACCCCCCCGGACTTCAGCCGCCTGCTGGTGCAGTGCTCGTACCCCACCTTCGTGGCCCGCGAGGGGCAGCTGGTGGGCTGGTCGGCCTCGGGCCCCGCGCCCACCGCCGCCGAGCTGGCCGACCCTACCCCCGAGCGCCTCTCGCAAACGGCGCTGGGCGAGTTTCTGGTGGTGCGGCGGGCGCAGGGACCGGTGGTAGTACTGGCCTACGTGCCGCTGGCGCGGCATTATGGCATCAGCAACCGCTACCTGCGCGACGGGGCCGAGCCCGCGCTGCTGCAAGGCTTGCAGGTGCAGGCCGCGCCCGTGCTTCCCGGCGAAGCCAAGGGCCTGGTGGCCGCGATAGTCGATGCGCAGGGGCACTACCTGTTTTCGGTGGTGCAGCTGCCGGGTAGCGTGGTGGCTGGGCGGCTGGTGCCGCTGCTGCTGCTGCTGCTCAGCATTGGGTGCTACACGGCGGGCTGGCTGGGACTGGCCTTCCGCTGGTGGCGGCAGCAGCGGGTGGGGCTGGCGATGCTGGCGCTGGCGGGCGCGCCGCTGGCGCTGCGGGCGGCATTGCTTTACCTGAGCTTGCCCTACGCCTGGCTGGAGCTGCCGCTCTTCGACCCCCGCGTGTACGCCGTGTCGGGCCTGGCCCCGTCGCTGGGCGACTTGCTGCTCAACGGCCTGCTGGCGCTGCTGCTGGCCGGGGCGGCGGTGGTGTGCAGCCGCCACTACCGGCTGCCCACGCGGGCGCAGGTGGCCCCGGTGGGGCGCTGGGGCGTGCCGGCCGGGCTAGGGCTGCTGGCGAGCATCGTGGGCTTATACAGCTACTACACCAGCGCGTTCAGCAACAGCCAGCTCACGCTCGACATCACCCAGAGTATGCAGGTGAGCGGCTTCCGGCTGCTGCTGCTGCTGGCGGTGCTGCTGCACACGGCAGCATTTGTTGCGGGGTTTTATTTGCTGACCGGGCTGCTGGCCCCCGACCTGCGCCGCGTGCCCCGGCGGCGGCTGCTGGGGGTGGGGCTCACGCTGGCCGCCGTGCTGCTGCCCCTGGGCGCGCTGCTGCACGAAATAACGCTGCTGCTGCCCGGTCTGACGTGCCTCTACCTAGTGCTGGTGCGCGTTGGCGCGCTGCACTACCGGCCCGAAAAAGGGCCGCCGCGCTACCTGCTATTGCTGCTGCTGCTGGGGCTGGCCTCGGCCGTGGGGGCCACGGCGCTGTATGGGCAGTTTGAGCGGCAATTGCTGCTCGATAAGCAGCGCCTGGCGAGTAATTTATTGGTTGATAACGACCTGCAAGGCGAATTCTTGCTGGGCCAGCGACTGAAGCAGCTCGCGGCCGACCCCATTGTGGCGCGCCTGCTGCTGAGCAAGCCCGTGCGCACGGAGGCCCTGCGGCGGCGCATCGAGCGCCAATACCTGCGCACGTACTTCGACAAGTACGAGGAAGCCATTTACCTCTTTGACCCGAGCGGCCAGCCCGTGGGCGGCGAGGCCGACGATACCCTGACCTTCAACCAGACGCGCGCCGAGCTGTCGCGCACCGCTACCGCTACCGACCAGCCCGGCGTGTACCTGCTGAAGTCGGATAATTCCTTTAGCTCGCGGCGCTACGTGGCGGTGGTGCCCATTGCGCTGCCCGCCGGTGCTAATGGCAGCGGGTCGCCCACGCCGGCCGGCACCATCTTGCTCACGCTTAGCCTCAAGCAGCTGGCCAGCTACAGCGTGCTGCCCGAGCTGCTGGTAGACCAGAAGTTCTTTCAGCCCGGCCTGGCCACCGACCTCAGCTACGCTGGCTACGCCCAGGGCCGGCTGGTGTACAGTGAAGGTGACTTCGACTACGCCAACCTGCTCCCTGCCTCCGTGCTGCGCGACTCAAAAATCTACCAGAATGGGGTCGTGGTTAGTGATTTTCACCAGCTGGCCATGCACGATGCCAGCGGCCGGCGCGTGGTCGTCGTCACGACGGCCACGTACTCGGCGGCCGACTGGTTTTCGAATTTCTCCTTTCAATTGCTGCTCAACGTGGTGCTGTGGCTGCTGGCGGGCGGCGGCTACCTGCTGTGGCGGCGCAATGGCTGGGGCGTGCGCCTCAACTTTAGCGCCCGCATTCAGCTGCTGCTCAACCTGGGCATTCTGCTGCCGCTGCTGGTGGTGAGCGTGGCCACTACCAGCCAGGTGGTGTCGAGCTACCGCCGCGACTTGCGCCGCACCTACGAGCGGCGCGGCCACATTGCCCTCGAAAGCCTGCTGCGCCGCCGCGACCAGCTCTCCGACACCACCGCCCGGCCGGTGCTCACGGCCCTGGCCCGCAACGTGGCGGCCCTCACCGAAACCGACCTCAACCTCTACGACGCGCGCGGGCAGCTGCTGGTCAGCTCGCAGCCGCTCATCTTCGAGGCCGGCCTGCTGGGGCCGCTGCTCAACCCCCAGGCCGTGATAGACCTGCGCCAGCGCGGCCTCAGCCGCACGCTGCTTACTGAGCGGGCGGGCACGCTCTCGTTCAGCTCGCTCTACCTGCCGGTGCGGGCGGCCAGCGTCGATGGCCCGGCCGGGCCGATAACGGGCTACGTGGGCATTCCGTTTTTTGACTCGCAGAAGGAGCTGGACACCAAGCTGACCGAGATGTTCACGACCGTGCTGAACATTTTTACGCTCATGTTTCTGGTATTTCTGGGGCTGGCCTTTGTGGCGGCGCGCCAGCTCACGGCTCCGCTCAAGCTGCTGACCCAGCGCCTGAAGCGCACGACCCTCACCGGCCGCAACGAGGTGCTCGACTACCGCAGCAGCGACGACGAAATCGGGCTGCTCGTGCGCGAGTACAACGACATGCTGGGCAAGCTCGAAGCCAGCAAGCGCGAGCTGGCCGCCCAGGAAAAAGAAGCCGCCTGGCGCGAGATGGCCCGCCAGGTGGCCCACGAAATCAAGAACCCGCTCACGCCCATGAAGCTGAGCCTGCAGTACCTGCAAAAAGCCATTGCCGAGCGCCGCCCCAACGCCGAGGCCCTGATTGGGCGCATCTCCCAGACGCTCATTACCCAGATTGACGTGCTCTCCGACATCGCTACCTCGTTCAGCACTTTCACCAACCTGCCCGCCATGCGCCCCGCCCGCCTCGACCTGGCGGCCGTGCTGCGGCAGTGCACCGACCTGTTTCGGCAAGAGGAGGGCGACGAGCACGGCGAGCTGCACCTCGCCCTACCCCCCGATGGCAGCTACACCGTCTTCGCGGATGAAAGTTTGCTCATCCGCACCTTCAATAACCTGCTGCTCAATGCCCGGCAGGCCGTGCCGGCCGGCCGGCCACCGCGCCAGGAAGTGGCGCTGCGCCCCGACGGCCCCGGCAAGGTGCTCATCACCATCGCCGACAACGGCGCGGGCATTCCGGCAGCCGTGCGCGACCAGGTTTTTCAACCCAATTTCACCACCAAGGCCACCGGCTCGGGCATTGGGCTGGCGGTGGCCAAGCGCGGCATCGAGAGCGCCGGCGGCCGCCTCTGGTTCGAGACGGAGGAGGGGGTAGGGACCACGTTCTTTATCGAGCTGCCGCTGGCGGGGTAG
- the cyoE gene encoding heme o synthase — translation MTKARAYFQLLKFRLSFTVAFSSALGYLLGLSTPNWGRALLVLLGGLLVTGAANIINQIFEKDLDKLMKRTENRPLPTGRISPNEAWVFCGLLAIAGLGLLAYYFNPLTAALSLLSLILYGFIYTPLKTVSPVCVAVGAIPGGLPPLIGWVAATGYVGEAAWVLFGIQFMWQFPHFWAIAWVADDDYKRAGFKMLPTPGHRDLRTAFQIMTYTVLLIPVSLLPLVLGISGRVSAGIALVCGVLFTLLTVRLMRTQDRKAALSIMFASFLYLPIVQIALLLDKV, via the coding sequence ATGACCAAGGCCCGCGCCTATTTTCAGCTGCTCAAGTTTCGGCTTTCCTTCACGGTAGCTTTTTCCAGCGCACTGGGCTATTTACTGGGCCTATCCACGCCGAACTGGGGGCGGGCGCTGCTGGTGCTGCTGGGCGGCCTGCTGGTGACGGGCGCGGCCAATATCATCAACCAGATTTTTGAGAAGGACCTCGATAAGCTGATGAAGCGTACCGAGAACCGACCGCTGCCCACCGGCCGCATATCGCCGAACGAAGCCTGGGTTTTCTGTGGACTACTGGCAATAGCTGGGCTGGGTTTGCTAGCTTACTACTTCAACCCGCTCACGGCGGCGCTTTCGCTGCTCTCGCTCATCCTCTACGGTTTCATCTATACGCCCCTCAAAACTGTGTCGCCAGTGTGCGTGGCGGTGGGGGCCATTCCGGGCGGCCTACCCCCCCTCATTGGCTGGGTAGCAGCCACGGGCTACGTGGGCGAAGCCGCGTGGGTGCTGTTTGGAATTCAGTTTATGTGGCAGTTTCCGCACTTTTGGGCCATTGCCTGGGTAGCCGACGATGACTACAAGCGTGCCGGCTTCAAGATGCTGCCTACCCCCGGCCACCGCGACCTACGCACGGCTTTCCAGATAATGACCTATACGGTGCTGCTCATTCCGGTCTCGCTGCTGCCGCTGGTGCTGGGCATTTCGGGGCGCGTGTCGGCGGGTATCGCGCTGGTGTGCGGCGTGCTCTTCACGTTGCTTACCGTGCGGCTCATGCGCACGCAGGACCGCAAGGCGGCGCTCAGTATCATGTTCGCGTCTTTCCTATACTTGCCCATTGTACAAATCGCGCTGCTTTTAGATAAAGTTTGA
- a CDS encoding cytochrome c oxidase subunit 3, whose amino-acid sequence MKPTEVVLADGEKEMGLGWHPKRVLLILLIFSIVMMFAAFTSGYIVRRDEGNWREFDLPAALLVNSILIALSSATMQWAYFSARQDEVKRANLLLLVTLGLGVVFLFGQVHAWGQMVAGHTFFGGADANPSGSFVYVLMGVHAFHLVTGLVFVAVVLKRSLNYQVHSRAMLSIGNATLYWHFLGALWLYLYLFLLLNH is encoded by the coding sequence ATGAAACCAACCGAAGTAGTTTTGGCCGACGGCGAAAAGGAAATGGGCCTGGGCTGGCACCCAAAGCGCGTGCTGCTCATTCTTTTGATTTTCAGTATTGTGATGATGTTTGCGGCTTTTACCAGCGGCTACATTGTGCGGCGCGACGAGGGCAACTGGCGCGAGTTTGACCTTCCTGCCGCCCTGCTCGTCAATTCCATCCTTATTGCCTTAAGTAGCGCCACCATGCAGTGGGCATACTTTTCGGCCCGGCAGGACGAGGTAAAGCGCGCCAATTTATTACTGCTGGTAACGCTGGGGCTGGGGGTAGTCTTTCTGTTTGGGCAGGTACACGCCTGGGGACAGATGGTGGCGGGTCACACATTTTTTGGTGGGGCCGACGCTAATCCCTCCGGCTCGTTCGTGTACGTGTTGATGGGCGTGCACGCTTTTCACTTAGTTACGGGGCTGGTTTTCGTGGCCGTGGTTTTGAAGCGAAGCCTTAACTATCAGGTGCATTCGCGGGCAATGCTCTCGATTGGCAACGCTACCCTGTACTGGCACTTCCTGGGTGCGCTTTGGCTATACCTGTATTTGTTCCTACTTTTGAACCATTAA
- a CDS encoding COX15/CtaA family protein produces the protein MTMMSEPGFMRRFRFWSVLTVVSIYLLILVGGVVRATGSGMGCPDWPKCFGQWVPPTEASQLPADYKQVYTAQRVAKNQKLARTLASLGFRQVAGEIFAHPTQYIETDFNATKTWIEYLNRLLGALIGIFVFVAAVMALPYWRRDRTIVWLAVAGWLLTGVQGWLGSLVVSTNLLPVMVTIHMGLALLIVALLLYAAHRARWGRTEEAGLAYQAEVRTLGQQPDEQTAATTGLRWLLWGALALTFVQIILGTQVREAVDRIAAATDYGQRDTWVDRIGSVFETHRTLAAIVVLVNVYVGYQLWQLLPGLRRLVTATWVVLGLEMLAGITLAYFALPAWVQPVHLTLATLLFGTQFLALLALRQRVGVGDRPTAIAIPQALSPF, from the coding sequence ATGACTATGATGAGCGAACCAGGATTTATGCGGCGTTTCCGGTTTTGGAGTGTGCTGACGGTTGTGAGTATTTACTTGTTAATTCTAGTGGGAGGCGTGGTGCGAGCTACGGGCTCAGGAATGGGTTGCCCCGATTGGCCAAAGTGCTTCGGGCAGTGGGTACCGCCTACGGAGGCTAGCCAGCTACCCGCCGATTACAAGCAGGTATATACTGCGCAGCGAGTCGCCAAAAACCAGAAGTTAGCCCGCACGTTGGCTAGCCTGGGCTTCAGGCAGGTGGCCGGCGAGATTTTCGCGCACCCGACGCAATACATCGAAACGGATTTCAATGCGACTAAGACTTGGATTGAGTACCTAAATCGATTACTGGGTGCTTTAATTGGAATATTCGTATTCGTGGCGGCCGTAATGGCACTGCCCTACTGGCGGCGCGACCGGACGATAGTGTGGCTGGCCGTGGCTGGCTGGCTACTTACGGGCGTGCAGGGCTGGCTGGGCTCGCTGGTAGTTTCGACCAATCTCCTACCCGTGATGGTGACCATTCACATGGGGCTGGCGCTGCTCATCGTGGCGCTGTTGCTATACGCGGCGCACCGGGCGCGTTGGGGTAGAACCGAAGAAGCAGGCTTGGCTTATCAGGCCGAAGTGCGGACGCTGGGCCAGCAGCCCGACGAGCAGACGGCGGCTACCACCGGCCTGCGCTGGCTACTGTGGGGCGCACTGGCGCTCACATTCGTGCAGATTATCCTGGGTACGCAAGTGCGGGAAGCTGTGGACCGCATCGCCGCTGCTACCGATTATGGGCAGCGGGATACGTGGGTAGACCGGATTGGTAGCGTGTTTGAGACGCACCGCACGCTGGCAGCTATCGTAGTGCTGGTTAATGTATACGTAGGTTATCAGCTCTGGCAGCTACTGCCGGGGCTGCGGCGATTGGTGACAGCTACCTGGGTAGTGCTGGGGCTGGAAATGCTGGCCGGCATCACGCTGGCGTATTTTGCCCTGCCGGCCTGGGTGCAGCCCGTACACCTTACGCTGGCTACGTTGCTCTTTGGTACGCAGTTTCTGGCGCTGCTGGCGTTGCGCCAGCGGGTGGGGGTAGGGGACCGGCCCACCGCTATTGCTATACCGCAGGCGCTGTCGCCTTTCTAA
- a CDS encoding cytochrome c oxidase subunit I, which translates to MATNLPASAQAQGGIGTAAAPHTTHEDHLHDHDHQDQHWLWKYVFSQDHKMIARQFLISGMMWAIVGGILSSLFRLQLGWPAATLDWLQPILGKWVAGGKLDPEFYLALVTMHGTIMVFFVLTAGLSGTFSNFLIPLQVGARDMASGFMNMLSYWFFFVSSIIMFSSLFIETGPAASGWTIYPPLSALPQAISGSGMGMTLWLVSMVFFIVSQLLGGVNYVTTVINLRTRGMSMSKLPLTIWAFFLTAILGILAFPVLFAAALLLVFDRSFGTSFFLSDIYIAGQALHNQGGSPVLFQHLFWFLGHPEVYIVIMPAMGMVSEILATNSRKPIFGYRAMIGSLIGISLLSFVVWAHHMFVTGMNPFLGSVFMFLTLIIAVPSGVKVFNWLATLWRGNIRFTAAMLFSIGFVSLFISGGLTGIILGNATLDIQMHNTYFVVAHFHLVMGSSAFFGLFAGIYHWFPKMFGRMMDEKLGYIHFWLTFAGVYLVFMPMHYVGIAGFPRRYYSWTGFDAFSQFADLNKFISIAAILAFFAQFIFIFNFFYSIFRGRRATQNPWNSNTLEWTTPIEPGHGNWPGEIPAVYRWPYDYSKPGAEEDFIPQNVPYSQTPASNLPYERELAE; encoded by the coding sequence ATGGCTACTAATCTTCCGGCTTCCGCACAGGCTCAGGGTGGGATAGGCACCGCGGCGGCCCCCCATACCACGCACGAAGACCACCTGCACGACCACGACCACCAAGACCAGCATTGGCTCTGGAAGTATGTGTTCAGCCAAGACCATAAAATGATTGCCCGGCAGTTCCTCATTTCAGGGATGATGTGGGCCATCGTGGGTGGTATTCTTTCTAGCTTATTCCGCTTGCAGTTGGGGTGGCCAGCAGCTACTCTAGACTGGCTGCAACCCATTCTTGGTAAGTGGGTAGCTGGAGGTAAACTCGACCCGGAGTTCTACTTGGCACTGGTAACAATGCACGGCACTATTATGGTGTTCTTCGTGCTGACGGCCGGTTTATCAGGTACGTTTTCTAACTTCTTGATTCCGCTGCAAGTAGGTGCTCGTGATATGGCTTCTGGCTTCATGAACATGCTCTCGTATTGGTTCTTCTTCGTGTCGAGCATCATCATGTTCAGTTCGCTGTTCATTGAAACCGGGCCGGCTGCTTCAGGCTGGACTATTTATCCACCGCTATCGGCATTACCGCAAGCCATTTCCGGCTCTGGTATGGGTATGACGCTGTGGCTGGTGAGTATGGTATTCTTCATAGTGTCGCAGCTATTAGGTGGTGTTAACTATGTAACGACCGTCATCAATCTACGGACTCGTGGTATGAGTATGAGTAAGCTGCCGCTTACTATCTGGGCGTTTTTCCTGACGGCAATTCTTGGTATCCTAGCCTTCCCGGTGCTATTTGCAGCGGCACTGTTGCTTGTCTTTGACCGTTCGTTCGGGACGTCTTTCTTCCTTTCGGATATTTATATTGCTGGTCAGGCTCTCCACAATCAAGGTGGTTCGCCGGTACTTTTTCAGCACTTGTTCTGGTTCTTGGGTCACCCCGAAGTATATATTGTAATCATGCCGGCAATGGGCATGGTATCAGAAATTCTGGCTACAAACTCGCGCAAGCCAATTTTCGGCTACCGCGCCATGATTGGCTCACTGATTGGTATCTCATTGCTATCGTTCGTCGTGTGGGCTCACCATATGTTCGTAACGGGCATGAATCCGTTCCTGGGTTCAGTCTTTATGTTCTTGACCCTGATTATTGCGGTGCCATCGGGGGTAAAAGTATTTAACTGGCTGGCTACGTTGTGGCGCGGTAACATCCGCTTCACGGCCGCTATGCTGTTCTCGATTGGCTTCGTATCGCTATTCATTTCGGGTGGTCTGACGGGTATTATCCTGGGTAACGCTACCCTGGATATTCAGATGCACAACACCTACTTTGTGGTGGCTCACTTTCACTTGGTGATGGGTTCCTCGGCGTTCTTCGGATTATTTGCAGGTATATATCACTGGTTCCCAAAGATGTTTGGCCGCATGATGGACGAAAAGCTGGGTTATATTCACTTCTGGCTAACCTTCGCCGGCGTGTATCTGGTGTTCATGCCGATGCACTACGTAGGTATCGCTGGCTTCCCGCGTCGTTACTATTCTTGGACTGGCTTTGATGCCTTCTCGCAATTCGCGGACTTGAATAAGTTCATCTCGATTGCGGCTATTCTAGCCTTCTTCGCACAGTTCATCTTCATCTTTAACTTCTTCTACAGCATTTTCCGGGGCCGCCGTGCTACCCAGAATCCGTGGAACTCGAATACGTTGGAATGGACTACTCCCATTGAGCCTGGTCATGGCAACTGGCCTGGTGAGATTCCGGCTGTGTACCGTTGGCCTTACGATTACAGCAAGCCTGGTGCTGAGGAGGATTTCATCCCGCAGAACGTGCCGTATTCGCAAACGCCCGCGTCGAACCTGCCATACGAGAGAGAATTGGCTGAATAA
- a CDS encoding cytochrome c oxidase subunit 3 yields the protein MAQTTTLQPTAAPTTSADAPRTGTWDGGNEPFKASYGKLMMWFFLLSDTFTFGAFLTAYGLIRHKHGVYEGTAKAFHFSTAYWPTPEKVFNAFPGLHGLDLPLAFVALMTMILIFSSVTMVLAVEAGHRMDKADVQKWLLWTILFGSMFLSSQAWEWSHFIGGHEEGTLMADGTVMHGANLAMNQYGPPLFADLFFFITGFHGTHVFSGVCLLVWCFIATTNGTFERRGHYEMIEKIGLYWHFVDLVWVFVFTFFYLV from the coding sequence ATGGCCCAAACTACCACCCTGCAGCCTACCGCTGCGCCCACCACCTCTGCCGACGCGCCCCGCACCGGCACCTGGGACGGTGGCAACGAACCCTTCAAAGCGAGTTACGGCAAGCTGATGATGTGGTTTTTTCTGCTTTCGGATACGTTTACCTTCGGCGCGTTTCTGACCGCCTACGGCCTCATCCGGCACAAGCACGGCGTGTATGAGGGCACGGCCAAAGCTTTTCACTTCAGCACTGCCTACTGGCCTACCCCCGAGAAGGTGTTCAACGCCTTCCCCGGCCTGCACGGCCTGGATTTGCCGTTGGCTTTTGTGGCTTTGATGACGATGATTCTCATCTTCAGCTCCGTGACGATGGTGCTGGCCGTAGAAGCCGGCCACCGCATGGATAAAGCCGATGTGCAAAAATGGCTGTTGTGGACTATTCTGTTTGGCTCGATGTTTTTAAGCAGCCAGGCTTGGGAATGGAGCCACTTTATTGGCGGCCATGAGGAAGGTACCCTGATGGCCGACGGCACGGTGATGCACGGTGCCAACCTAGCCATGAACCAGTACGGCCCACCGTTATTTGCCGACCTGTTTTTCTTTATCACGGGCTTTCATGGCACCCACGTATTCTCGGGCGTGTGCCTGCTGGTGTGGTGCTTTATCGCTACGACCAACGGCACGTTTGAGCGGCGCGGCCACTACGAAATGATTGAAAAAATCGGCCTTTACTGGCACTTTGTAGACTTGGTGTGGGTATTCGTTTTCACCTTCTTCTACCTTGTCTGA